The following are encoded together in the Campylobacter devanensis genome:
- a CDS encoding hemolysin family protein, which translates to MIILAAIFILLNGFFVLSEFCIVKVRRSRLEELVKEKRPNAKLALRMSNSLDTYLSATQLGITLSSLALGWIGEPAVADIIREPLKIIFDIDNTTTLHTVSFVIAFSFITLLHVVLGELVPKSVAIAKAEQAVLLVARPLYFFWLIFFPVIRTFDFVAAMFLKLIGIRPARESELAHSEEEIKIIVGESLKGGVLDSMESEIIKNAVDFSDTVAKEIMTPRKDVICLNKRLSFEENMRIVSQSKYTRFPYIDGSKDSVLGMIHIRDILQNDLDGKIENLDKIVRKLIIVPENSSISKILVMMNKDRISAALVVDEYGGTAGLVTMEDIIEEIVGDINDEHDDKDQSYKKISDDTYEFNGRFELEGVEEIMGIHFDEETEQLTIGGYVFNLFERLPVVGDTIEDQNCLYEVVKMDGASIGALKVTLLSSSSDEEDFD; encoded by the coding sequence ATGATAATTTTGGCGGCCATTTTTATACTATTAAATGGCTTTTTTGTTTTATCTGAATTTTGTATTGTTAAGGTTAGAAGATCACGCTTAGAAGAGCTCGTCAAAGAAAAACGCCCCAATGCCAAACTCGCTCTAAGAATGTCAAATTCTCTAGATACCTATCTTAGTGCCACGCAGCTTGGCATTACACTTAGCTCTCTTGCACTTGGTTGGATCGGCGAGCCAGCTGTGGCCGATATCATCAGAGAGCCATTAAAAATTATATTTGATATTGATAATACAACTACTTTACACACGGTATCTTTTGTTATTGCTTTTAGCTTCATCACTCTTTTACATGTTGTCTTAGGCGAGCTAGTGCCAAAATCAGTAGCAATCGCCAAAGCCGAACAAGCCGTGCTTTTGGTTGCTAGACCATTATACTTTTTTTGGCTTATATTTTTTCCTGTTATACGCACATTTGATTTTGTAGCGGCTATGTTTTTAAAGCTTATTGGTATTAGACCTGCTAGAGAGAGCGAGTTAGCACACTCAGAAGAAGAGATTAAAATCATAGTCGGAGAGAGCTTAAAAGGCGGTGTTTTAGATAGTATGGAGAGCGAAATAATCAAAAATGCTGTGGATTTTAGCGATACAGTAGCCAAAGAGATTATGACGCCTCGTAAAGATGTGATCTGCTTAAATAAAAGATTAAGCTTTGAAGAGAATATGAGAATTGTAAGCCAAAGCAAATATACTAGATTTCCATATATAGATGGTAGCAAAGATAGCGTTTTGGGTATGATTCACATTAGAGATATATTACAAAATGACCTAGATGGCAAGATAGAAAATCTTGATAAAATAGTAAGAAAGCTTATTATTGTACCTGAAAATAGTTCAATTTCAAAGATTCTTGTAATGATGAATAAAGATAGAATCTCAGCTGCGCTAGTTGTTGATGAGTATGGCGGAACTGCTGGATTAGTAACTATGGAAGATATCATTGAAGAGATCGTAGGTGATATCAACGATGAACACGATGATAAAGATCAAAGCTATAAAAAAATCTCCGATGATACGTATGAATTTAATGGTAGATTTGAGCTTGAAGGTGTTGAGGAGATTATGGGAATTCACTTTGATGAAGAGACTGAGCAGCTTACGATTGGCGGATATGTCTTTAATTTATTTGAGCGTCTACCAGTAGTAGGCGATACTATAGAAGATCAAAACTGCTTATACGAAGTTGTTAAAATGGATGGAGCAAGTATTGGAGCTCTTAAAGTTACACTACTAAGCTCAAGTAGCGATGAAGAGGATTTTGATTAA
- a CDS encoding efflux RND transporter permease subunit — MFSKFFINRPVFACVISIIIVLAGLIGLKNAAIEEYPQLTPPQIVVQATYSGADAQTIASAVAAPLEEAINGVDDMIYMQSTSSSAGTMSLNIFFEIGTDPQTASVNVNNRVSPILSKLPEEVRRVGVKVDERSSNILEVLAFYDPSKKMNDTELSNYVSINVADELKRVKGVGDAVVIGNKEYSMRVWIKPDLLKHYDMTVNEVINAIKEQNSQYAAGKIGEQPMATGNPYVYSIKPEGRLTQISEFEDIIIRADLNGNIIRLKDVANVELGAQSYAFSGRFNGGSMIPVLIFLQSGANALETAQAVQARVEELKDNFPGDMTYRIAYDTTEFVQVSIDEVVKTFIEAIILVVIVIYMFLGNIRATFIPLLTVPVSILGAFAGIYVMGFSVNLITLFALILAIGIVVDDAIIVIENVERILHEEPNLSVKEATIKAMDEIMAPVISIVLVLSAVFIPVAFMEGFVGVIQRQFALTLVVSVCISGLVALTLTPALCAIILRKKEKPPFWFVRKFNEFFDFSTRVFSAGVAKILRHVIISLISVAIIIFMMIELFKVIPSGLVPAEDKGSVLTIINLPPASTLPRTLEDAAFIESIVSKNPNVKSVTTLTGYDMMAGSLRENAGMMFITLQPWDERPGKENAAATIAGQFMGTLYGSDRNSLAFVTTPPPIMGLSMTGGFELYAQNITGKNYNQIEADVQRVVAKANQSPVLTQVRTTLDTNFPLYNLTLDREKIKMMGISFSDIFDTINSTIGQYYVNDFNILGKTYKVNIRAYESYRDSPEDLGLLYVRSRSGDLVPLDSIMTLTRGLGPDNVDRFNGFPAAKIMGEPRPGYTSGDSIKEIERIIKEELGKEYNIGWAGSAYQEVSSTGKGAQAFVFGLIFVFLILAAQYERWLMPLAVVTAVPFSVFGALAFTYLRGLSNDVYFEIGLLLLIGLAAKNAILIVEFAMQEHLAGKSIKDAAISASKMRFRPIVMTSLAFTLGVLPMALATGAGAASRHALGTGVIGGMIAASTIAIFFVPLFFYILESFNEWLDRKRAKFGAKDE, encoded by the coding sequence ATGTTTTCTAAATTTTTTATCAATCGTCCAGTTTTTGCCTGCGTAATATCTATTATTATAGTTTTAGCAGGTCTTATCGGTCTTAAAAATGCTGCTATAGAGGAGTATCCACAGCTTACGCCACCACAAATTGTGGTGCAAGCTACATATAGTGGCGCAGATGCTCAAACTATCGCAAGTGCAGTTGCAGCTCCATTAGAAGAGGCTATAAATGGCGTTGATGATATGATATATATGCAAAGCACATCAAGTTCAGCTGGTACAATGAGCTTAAATATTTTCTTTGAGATTGGCACAGATCCTCAAACTGCTTCAGTAAATGTAAATAATAGAGTAAGTCCAATTTTATCAAAACTTCCAGAAGAAGTTCGTAGAGTCGGTGTAAAAGTAGATGAAAGAAGTAGTAATATCTTAGAGGTTTTGGCTTTTTATGACCCAAGTAAAAAGATGAACGATACTGAGCTATCTAATTATGTAAGTATCAATGTTGCTGATGAGTTAAAACGCGTTAAGGGTGTAGGTGATGCTGTTGTAATTGGTAATAAAGAGTACTCTATGAGAGTATGGATAAAGCCAGATTTATTAAAGCATTATGATATGACTGTTAATGAAGTAATTAATGCTATCAAAGAACAAAACTCACAATATGCAGCTGGAAAGATAGGCGAACAACCTATGGCTACTGGAAATCCATATGTATATTCTATTAAGCCAGAAGGAAGACTAACTCAAATTAGCGAATTTGAAGATATTATAATTAGAGCTGATTTAAATGGAAATATTATTAGGTTAAAAGATGTTGCTAATGTTGAGCTTGGAGCTCAAAGTTATGCATTTTCTGGACGCTTTAATGGCGGTAGTATGATTCCAGTACTTATATTTTTACAAAGTGGAGCCAATGCTTTAGAAACCGCCCAAGCAGTTCAAGCCAGAGTTGAAGAGTTAAAAGATAATTTTCCAGGAGATATGACTTATAGAATAGCATATGATACGACTGAGTTTGTTCAAGTTTCAATTGATGAGGTTGTTAAGACTTTTATAGAAGCTATTATTTTAGTTGTAATTGTTATTTATATGTTCCTTGGAAATATTAGGGCTACATTTATTCCGCTGCTTACTGTTCCAGTATCAATTTTAGGTGCGTTTGCTGGAATTTATGTAATGGGATTTTCGGTAAATTTAATTACACTTTTTGCACTTATTTTAGCAATTGGAATTGTCGTTGATGATGCTATTATCGTTATAGAAAATGTGGAGCGTATTTTACATGAAGAGCCAAATTTAAGTGTCAAAGAGGCTACCATCAAGGCCATGGATGAGATTATGGCACCGGTTATATCTATTGTACTAGTTCTTTCAGCGGTATTTATTCCGGTTGCATTTATGGAGGGCTTTGTAGGTGTGATACAAAGGCAGTTTGCCCTAACCTTAGTTGTATCTGTGTGTATATCAGGACTTGTAGCCCTTACGCTTACTCCAGCACTTTGTGCGATAATACTACGCAAAAAAGAGAAACCACCATTTTGGTTTGTTCGTAAATTTAATGAATTTTTTGATTTTTCAACTAGGGTATTTTCTGCTGGTGTAGCTAAGATTTTACGTCATGTTATTATTAGTTTGATTAGTGTAGCGATTATTATATTTATGATGATTGAGCTATTTAAGGTTATTCCTAGCGGGCTTGTACCAGCTGAGGATAAAGGTAGTGTATTAACTATTATCAATCTACCTCCAGCATCTACTCTACCTAGAACGCTTGAAGATGCTGCGTTTATAGAGAGTATAGTATCTAAAAATCCAAATGTAAAAAGTGTTACTACGCTAACAGGCTATGATATGATGGCTGGATCGCTTAGAGAAAATGCTGGTATGATGTTTATTACACTTCAGCCGTGGGATGAGCGTCCAGGTAAAGAGAATGCAGCTGCGACAATAGCAGGGCAGTTTATGGGAACTCTATATGGTTCTGATAGAAACTCATTAGCCTTTGTTACGACTCCACCTCCTATTATGGGATTATCAATGACTGGAGGATTTGAGCTTTATGCGCAAAATATCACAGGTAAAAACTATAATCAAATAGAAGCTGATGTGCAAAGAGTTGTGGCTAAAGCAAATCAAAGCCCGGTTTTAACTCAAGTTAGAACTACGCTAGATACAAATTTCCCTCTATATAATTTAACTTTAGATAGAGAGAAAATCAAGATGATGGGAATCTCATTTAGCGATATATTTGATACGATAAATTCAACTATCGGTCAGTATTATGTAAATGATTTTAATATTCTTGGTAAAACATATAAAGTAAATATTAGAGCATATGAGAGTTATAGAGATTCGCCTGAAGATTTAGGGTTGCTTTATGTACGTAGTAGAAGCGGTGATTTAGTACCATTAGATTCTATTATGACTCTTACAAGAGGTTTGGGGCCTGATAATGTAGATAGATTTAATGGTTTCCCAGCAGCTAAGATTATGGGTGAGCCAAGGCCTGGATACACTTCAGGTGATTCTATTAAAGAGATTGAAAGAATCATTAAAGAGGAGCTTGGTAAAGAGTATAATATAGGCTGGGCAGGATCGGCATATCAAGAAGTTAGCAGTACTGGCAAGGGTGCTCAAGCTTTTGTGTTTGGACTTATATTTGTATTTTTGATTCTTGCAGCACAGTATGAGAGATGGCTAATGCCACTAGCAGTTGTAACGGCTGTGCCATTTTCGGTATTTGGAGCGTTAGCATTTACATATTTAAGAGGGCTTAGCAACGATGTTTATTTTGAGATTGGGTTACTTCTTTTAATAGGTTTAGCAGCCAAAAATGCGATTTTGATCGTTGAGTTTGCGATGCAAGAGCATTTAGCAGGCAAAAGTATAAAAGACGCTGCCATTAGTGCGTCTAAGATGAGATTTAGGCCGATTGTTATGACCTCTTTGGCATTTACTCTTGGGGTATTGCCTATGGCCTTAGCTACCGGCGCTGGAGCAGCATCACGCCACGCATTAGGCACTGGCGTTATCGGTGGTATGATAGCAGCATCTACTATTGCGATATTCTTTGTGCCACTATTTTTCTATATATTAGAAAGTTTTAATGAGTGGCTAGATAGAAAACGAGCTAAATTTGGAGCAAAAGATGAATAA
- a CDS encoding flagellin B codes for MSFRINTNIAAMNAHANSQITDRELTSSLGRLSSGLRIQTAADDASGLVIADSLKSQASSLGQAISNGNDAIGIVQTADKAMDEQIKILDTIKTKAVQAAQDGQNADSRRALQNDISRLLEELDMIATTTSFNGQQLLNGNFSNKNFQIGAYSNETAKVSIGATNSNTIGHTRFETVFNTVVSTVSTLSAQTLTVKLSGVDGYPNGYEFQAIAGTVLAKDGYKAVADMMNGVSDKTGVKVKVNNTQIMSEAVGAGTIQDLTINGVTIGNITVKANDSDNALIAAINAKKDETGVEASLENGRLVLAAKDGRAINVDTHSVNSFTIAGGVKGNFSEKGITYLGQLTFIRQDARDIKIGLQNMSLIASHVFSGNAAISNAANASKAYNQTSVNLKYMNSGTISATMAKAMGFFNGNASNAGQEVDQAGGVNTYGGAQAMVDVAEAARKTLDKLRADLGSVQNQLVATINNITVTQVNVKSAESQIRDVDFASESANFSKFNILAQSGSYAMSQANAVQQNILRLLQ; via the coding sequence ATGAGCTTTAGAATAAATACTAACATCGCAGCGATGAATGCTCACGCAAACTCACAAATCACAGATAGAGAGCTTACTAGCTCACTTGGTCGCCTAAGCTCAGGTCTTAGAATTCAAACAGCAGCTGATGATGCATCAGGTCTTGTTATTGCTGATTCACTAAAAAGCCAAGCTAGCTCATTAGGTCAAGCTATATCTAATGGTAATGATGCAATTGGTATTGTTCAAACTGCAGATAAAGCTATGGATGAACAGATTAAAATACTTGATACTATTAAAACCAAAGCTGTTCAAGCAGCACAAGATGGTCAAAATGCTGATTCTAGAAGAGCACTTCAAAATGATATTAGCAGACTTCTTGAAGAACTAGATATGATAGCTACTACTACAAGCTTTAATGGCCAACAGCTACTAAATGGAAATTTTTCAAACAAAAACTTCCAAATTGGTGCTTATAGTAATGAAACAGCTAAAGTAAGCATAGGTGCTACAAACTCAAATACAATTGGACATACTAGGTTTGAGACTGTTTTTAATACTGTTGTATCTACTGTCTCTACTTTATCAGCTCAAACCCTAACAGTAAAACTTAGTGGTGTTGATGGATATCCTAACGGTTATGAATTTCAAGCAATTGCTGGTACAGTATTAGCAAAAGATGGCTATAAAGCTGTAGCTGATATGATGAATGGCGTTTCAGATAAAACTGGTGTAAAAGTTAAAGTTAATAATACTCAGATTATGTCAGAAGCTGTTGGTGCTGGTACAATACAAGATTTAACAATTAATGGCGTAACAATCGGAAATATTACTGTAAAAGCTAATGATTCTGACAATGCTCTAATCGCTGCAATTAACGCTAAAAAAGATGAGACTGGAGTAGAAGCAAGTCTAGAAAATGGTCGCTTAGTTTTAGCTGCTAAAGATGGTAGAGCTATCAATGTAGACACACATTCTGTTAATAGTTTTACAATAGCTGGAGGCGTGAAAGGTAATTTTTCAGAAAAAGGTATTACATATTTAGGTCAATTAACTTTCATTCGCCAAGATGCTAGAGATATCAAAATAGGCCTACAAAATATGTCATTAATCGCTTCTCATGTATTTAGTGGCAATGCTGCAATATCTAATGCGGCTAACGCTAGCAAGGCATATAATCAAACATCGGTAAATCTTAAATATATGAACTCTGGTACAATTAGTGCTACAATGGCTAAAGCAATGGGATTTTTTAATGGTAACGCATCTAATGCCGGTCAAGAAGTAGACCAAGCCGGTGGCGTAAATACTTATGGTGGTGCTCAAGCTATGGTTGATGTAGCTGAAGCAGCTAGAAAAACTCTAGACAAGCTAAGAGCTGACCTAGGTTCAGTACAAAATCAATTAGTAGCTACTATAAATAATATTACAGTTACCCAAGTAAATGTAAAATCAGCTGAATCTCAAATAAGAGATGTAGACTTTGCTAGTGAGAGTGCAAACTTCTCTAAATTTAACATACTAGCCCAAAGCGGAAGCTACGCTATGAGTCAGGCAAATGCTGTACAACAAAATATATTAAGACTACTACAGTAG
- a CDS encoding HP0495 family protein — MAKICDLNGKKPEIIYPIFWEYKVIFDSLSDEKSIIKECVGNREYKLQSSHTSKNAKFKSFNLSVLVNNNTERLELFTLLKKHSKFVL, encoded by the coding sequence ATGGCTAAAATTTGCGATCTAAATGGCAAAAAACCAGAAATAATCTATCCAATATTTTGGGAATATAAGGTAATATTTGATAGTTTAAGCGATGAAAAAAGCATTATAAAAGAGTGCGTAGGCAATAGAGAATACAAACTTCAAAGCTCTCACACTAGCAAAAATGCCAAATTCAAAAGCTTTAATCTAAGCGTATTAGTAAATAACAACACAGAGCGTTTAGAGCTATTTACTCTACTTAAAAAACACTCTAAATTTGTATTATAA
- the rpsU gene encoding 30S ribosomal protein S21, translating into MPGVKVHPNESFDEAYRRFKKQTDRNLVVTEVRARRFFEPMTEIRKKQKISARKKMLKRLYMLRRYESRL; encoded by the coding sequence GTGCCAGGAGTTAAGGTACATCCAAATGAGTCTTTTGATGAAGCATATAGACGCTTTAAAAAACAAACTGACCGTAACTTAGTAGTTACTGAAGTTCGTGCTAGACGCTTTTTTGAGCCTATGACTGAAATTCGTAAAAAACAAAAAATCTCAGCTCGCAAAAAAATGCTTAAAAGACTTTATATGCTTAGACGCTATGAGTCAAGACTCTAA
- a CDS encoding efflux RND transporter periplasmic adaptor subunit: MNRFCKFLTLGFAALMIVGCSDSKKSNAPQAARALPVSVTVAKMGDIPINLEFNGQVVSEMDVIIKGKVTGSIEKQFFTPGSMVKQGDKLYQIDESKYRAIYNDRLANFKNAKAQYDRAVNLKAKNAISAKEFDAASSAYGSALANLNNAKIDLDYSVVTAPFDGVIGDTLKDVGSYVSTTDNDLVRITKLNPIFVEFGISDRDRLDIDEKSKSGQWKQLHSTVQIKLANGNEYNGTISFLDSVVDSKSGTVKAKAKFDNNQTQIRPGVFAAVKVYGFYQKDGFKIPQIAVLQDLVNPFVYVVENGKVSKRAIKIASQDAISVVVSSGLKDGDKVILDNFKKIQDGSSVQIVETKGE; this comes from the coding sequence ATGAATAGATTTTGCAAATTTTTAACTCTTGGCTTTGCTGCTTTGATGATAGTAGGTTGCAGTGATAGCAAAAAAAGCAATGCTCCACAAGCCGCTCGAGCACTTCCAGTAAGTGTAACTGTAGCAAAAATGGGCGATATTCCTATTAATCTTGAATTTAACGGTCAAGTTGTAAGCGAGATGGATGTAATAATCAAAGGCAAGGTAACTGGCTCTATTGAAAAGCAGTTTTTTACTCCAGGTAGTATGGTTAAGCAAGGCGATAAACTATATCAAATTGATGAATCAAAATATAGAGCAATCTATAATGATAGATTAGCAAATTTTAAAAACGCTAAAGCTCAATATGATAGAGCAGTAAATCTAAAAGCTAAAAATGCAATATCGGCTAAGGAATTTGACGCAGCTAGTAGCGCATACGGCTCAGCTTTAGCAAATTTAAATAACGCTAAAATTGATTTAGATTACTCTGTGGTGACTGCACCTTTTGATGGAGTTATTGGCGATACACTTAAAGATGTTGGTTCATATGTTAGCACTACTGATAATGATTTAGTTCGAATCACAAAACTAAATCCAATATTTGTTGAATTTGGAATATCAGATCGTGATAGGCTTGATATTGATGAAAAAAGCAAAAGTGGCCAGTGGAAACAGCTACATTCAACAGTGCAGATAAAGTTAGCCAATGGTAATGAGTATAATGGAACTATAAGCTTTCTTGATAGCGTAGTAGATTCAAAAAGCGGCACTGTAAAAGCAAAAGCTAAATTTGATAATAATCAAACTCAAATTCGCCCAGGCGTATTTGCTGCTGTAAAAGTATATGGATTTTATCAAAAAGATGGATTTAAAATCCCACAAATTGCAGTATTACAAGATTTAGTAAATCCGTTTGTATATGTAGTAGAAAATGGTAAAGTATCAAAAAGAGCTATTAAAATAGCCTCTCAAGATGCCATTAGTGTTGTTGTATCAAGTGGATTAAAAGATGGAGATAAGGTAATTTTGGATAATTTTAAAAAGATTCAAGATGGCTCATCAGTCCAAATAGTAGAAACAAAAGGCGAGTAG
- the ccoG gene encoding cytochrome c oxidase accessory protein CcoG: MSCTPTHYTKRRYIGYLIVTIVALVLPFIRINGNHLFLLSFDKKQLHLFFTAFDMQELYLMPFLLIILFLSIFFLTTLGGRVWCGWSCPQTIFRVIYRDLICTKILKIRKNIKDKQKEFDENIIKKTISVIIWAALAFVAASNFMWYFVPPEDFFAYLSNPAEHKLLVGILIGITTFLVFDVVFLAENFCIYVCPYARVQSVMFDNDTIQVIYDENRGGKLYDGHTKLGKKPTTPGAECIGCEACVRVCPTHIDIRKGMQLECINCLECSDACSEVMGKLGKESLINWTSAKAIKTRSKVKYFRFRTIGYMIALSIAVIALGLMTTKKEHMLLNINRATQLYSIKVLDDNTPKVQNAYTFLIQNTDNVEHSYYFDINETRIKIDRPLEPIKLKAGGKKKVIVVLSTIQTLVDDTRRDTPIDITINAYAKDAKETISVDRKTIFVYPKQIELEKAIQSK, encoded by the coding sequence ATGTCTTGTACGCCTACACACTATACCAAACGGCGATATATTGGGTATTTGATCGTTACGATTGTCGCTTTGGTGCTTCCATTTATCCGCATTAATGGCAATCATCTATTTTTGCTTAGTTTTGATAAAAAGCAACTCCATCTATTTTTTACTGCTTTTGATATGCAAGAGCTCTATTTGATGCCTTTTTTACTTATTATTTTATTTTTAAGTATATTTTTTCTTACTACTTTGGGCGGTAGAGTTTGGTGCGGTTGGAGCTGTCCGCAGACAATTTTTCGTGTCATTTATAGAGATTTAATCTGCACTAAAATTCTTAAAATTCGCAAAAATATCAAAGATAAACAAAAAGAATTTGATGAGAATATAATCAAAAAAACTATCTCAGTAATTATTTGGGCAGCTCTTGCATTTGTAGCTGCTAGTAATTTTATGTGGTATTTTGTACCACCTGAGGATTTTTTTGCTTATCTTAGTAATCCAGCAGAACATAAACTTTTAGTTGGAATTTTAATAGGTATTACAACATTTTTAGTTTTTGATGTGGTGTTTTTGGCTGAGAATTTTTGTATATATGTTTGCCCGTATGCTAGAGTGCAAAGCGTTATGTTTGACAATGATACAATTCAGGTGATTTATGATGAAAATCGTGGAGGTAAATTATATGATGGTCATACAAAATTAGGTAAAAAGCCAACTACTCCAGGTGCTGAGTGTATAGGTTGCGAGGCTTGTGTAAGAGTATGCCCAACTCATATAGATATTAGAAAAGGTATGCAGCTTGAGTGTATTAACTGTCTTGAATGTAGTGATGCTTGTAGCGAGGTAATGGGCAAACTAGGCAAAGAGAGCTTAATTAATTGGACTAGCGCTAAGGCTATTAAAACTAGAAGTAAGGTTAAATATTTTAGATTTAGAACAATTGGCTATATGATTGCATTATCTATTGCTGTGATTGCGCTAGGGCTAATGACAACCAAAAAAGAGCATATGTTATTAAATATAAATAGGGCTACTCAACTTTATAGTATTAAGGTGCTTGATGATAATACACCAAAAGTGCAAAATGCATATACATTTTTAATACAAAATACTGATAATGTTGAGCATTCATACTATTTTGATATCAATGAGACTAGAATTAAAATCGATAGACCGCTTGAGCCTATTAAATTAAAAGCTGGTGGAAAGAAAAAAGTAATTGTGGTATTAAGCACAATACAGACGCTAGTAGATGATACAAGACGAGATACTCCAATAGATATTACAATTAATGCATATGCCAAAGATGCTAAGGAGACAATTAGTGTTGATCGCAAAACTATCTTTGTATATCCTAAGCAGATTGAGCTAGAAAAAGCTATACAATCAAAATAA
- the moaC gene encoding cyclic pyranopterin monophosphate synthase MoaC: MLTHLNEKNMPKMVDVGDKDTTKRVAIASGTITMSQEAYNAIKQNTGKKGPVLQTAVIAAIMGAKRTSDLIPMCHPLALNSVDIDIEDMPNLPGFKLISKVITHGKTGVEMEALSSVSIGLLTIYDMIKAIDKSMVISDIALESKSGGKSGEYRRKNG, from the coding sequence ATGCTAACACATTTAAATGAAAAAAATATGCCCAAAATGGTAGATGTAGGCGATAAAGATACCACCAAAAGAGTCGCAATCGCTAGTGGCACTATCACAATGTCGCAAGAAGCTTACAATGCGATTAAGCAAAACACAGGCAAAAAGGGCCCTGTCTTACAAACTGCCGTTATAGCTGCAATTATGGGTGCTAAACGCACTAGCGATTTAATCCCAATGTGCCACCCTCTTGCTTTAAATTCAGTCGATATCGATATAGAAGATATGCCAAATTTGCCAGGTTTTAAGCTCATTTCTAAGGTTATAACTCATGGTAAAACAGGCGTAGAGATGGAGGCTTTAAGCAGTGTTAGTATCGGGCTTTTGACTATTTATGATATGATAAAAGCTATTGATAAATCCATGGTAATTAGCGATATCGCTTTAGAATCAAAAAGCGGAGGCAAAAGTGGCGAATATAGGAGAAAAAATGGCTAA
- a CDS encoding efflux transporter outer membrane subunit: MNKVITILIAAIISGCSLRPDMIEIQQEYRYQMDVYSINESWWESFGDERLNLLIQKALQNNSDLLIALNNIEKSRIALRLDRIEYLPNISLQGEASKSDKGYNNPTVEQFSLSAVLSYELDLWGRVRNKANASEAIYNATKFDYESARISLASSVANAYFLLISLREQEQILKDTLISYIQSVEYRAMQLASGEIDELVYAQTVATADEARAQLAGLQTQISQANSALAILVGGSLDEILYSDINVATRLPNLPQIPSGISSDILLKRADVASALERLKSSNYLVGVARTQWLPKISLTGIFGYSSADLDNLISVNKSIWSVGGSLIGPLLDFGRTYNSVEIANLEQNASFLAYDKAVKNAFSEIRTALDSRKNSMIKAQSTANLVASQQKVYDIAQSRYDAGYSSHLELLDSQRSLLSAKLSLTSANLEAANSVVAVFKAFGGGFEYESDEETKELLGINANSQN; the protein is encoded by the coding sequence ATGAATAAGGTTATTACAATATTAATAGCAGCTATTATAAGTGGCTGCTCTCTTCGTCCTGATATGATTGAAATACAGCAAGAGTATAGATATCAAATGGATGTTTATAGCATCAATGAGAGTTGGTGGGAGAGTTTTGGTGATGAGAGGCTAAATTTACTCATTCAAAAAGCGCTGCAAAATAATAGTGATTTGTTAATTGCATTAAATAATATAGAAAAATCTAGAATTGCCCTAAGACTTGATAGAATAGAGTATTTACCAAATATATCTTTGCAAGGTGAAGCTAGCAAGAGCGATAAAGGCTATAATAATCCTACTGTTGAACAATTCTCTCTTAGTGCAGTATTAAGCTATGAGTTGGATTTATGGGGTAGAGTAAGAAATAAAGCTAATGCTAGTGAAGCTATATATAATGCTACTAAATTTGATTATGAAAGTGCTAGAATTAGTTTAGCAAGTAGTGTGGCTAATGCCTATTTTTTGCTAATTTCATTAAGAGAACAAGAGCAAATTTTAAAAGATACCCTAATCTCATATATCCAAAGTGTAGAGTATAGGGCTATGCAATTAGCTAGTGGTGAAATAGATGAGCTAGTATATGCCCAAACAGTAGCAACCGCAGATGAAGCTAGGGCCCAGCTAGCCGGATTACAAACTCAAATTTCACAAGCCAATTCAGCCCTTGCTATTTTAGTTGGTGGAAGTCTAGATGAAATTTTATACTCTGATATAAATGTCGCAACTAGATTGCCAAATTTACCACAAATTCCAAGTGGGATTAGTTCAGATATATTATTAAAAAGGGCTGATGTCGCAAGTGCGTTAGAGAGGCTAAAATCGAGTAATTATCTAGTTGGTGTAGCTAGAACTCAGTGGCTACCAAAAATATCACTTACTGGTATCTTTGGATATTCAAGTGCAGATTTAGATAATCTAATAAGCGTTAATAAATCTATTTGGAGCGTAGGCGGAAGTCTTATTGGGCCACTTCTTGATTTTGGAAGAACATATAATAGTGTTGAGATTGCAAATTTAGAACAAAACGCATCTTTTTTGGCTTATGATAAAGCGGTTAAAAATGCTTTTAGCGAGATTAGAACGGCTCTAGATAGTAGAAAAAACTCAATGATAAAAGCCCAAAGCACGGCAAATTTAGTCGCTAGCCAACAAAAGGTCTATGATATAGCTCAAAGTCGCTATGATGCTGGATATAGTAGCCATCTAGAGCTTTTGGACTCTCAAAGAAGTTTATTATCAGCAAAGCTTAGTTTAACAAGTGCAAATTTAGAGGCTGCAAATAGTGTAGTTGCCGTATTTAAGGCCTTTGGCGGTGGATTTGAGTATGAGAGCGATGAGGAAACTAAAGAGCTTTTAGGTATAAATGCAAATTCGCAAAATTAA